One segment of Amycolatopsis alba DSM 44262 DNA contains the following:
- the nuoF gene encoding NADH-quinone oxidoreductase subunit NuoF, whose protein sequence is MADPITPVLTKRWLSPNSWTIQSYEALEGYTAIRKALKATPEQIVQLVKDSGLRGRGGAGFPAGIKWSFMPPNEDKPHYLVINADEGEPGTCKDIPLMMADPHSLIEGCVIASYAMRSHHCFIYVRGEALHCIRRLNAAVREAYDAGYLGKNILDSGFDLDITVHAGAGAYICGEETALLDSLEGRRGQPRLKPPFPAAAGLYAAPTTVNNVETIASAPYIINGGSDWFRQMGREKSPGPKIYSISGHVENPGQYECPLGTTLRELLDMAGGMKDGVPLKFWTPGGSSTPMFTKEHLDVPLDFEGAAEAGSMLGTTAVQVFNETVSVPWAVMKWTQFYEHESCGKCTPCREGTYWLAQILERMVEGKGTEEDIDTLLDVCDNILGRSFCALGDGAVSPIQSGIKYFRDEFLALCQANKRELVGAQA, encoded by the coding sequence ATGGCAGACCCCATCACTCCGGTCCTCACGAAGCGCTGGCTTTCGCCCAACTCCTGGACGATCCAGTCCTACGAAGCCCTTGAGGGCTACACCGCGATCCGCAAGGCTCTCAAGGCCACTCCCGAGCAGATCGTCCAGCTGGTCAAGGACTCCGGCCTCCGCGGCCGGGGCGGCGCGGGCTTCCCGGCCGGCATCAAGTGGTCCTTCATGCCGCCGAACGAGGACAAGCCGCACTACCTGGTGATCAACGCCGACGAGGGCGAGCCGGGCACCTGCAAGGACATCCCGCTGATGATGGCGGACCCGCACTCGCTGATCGAGGGCTGCGTCATCGCCTCGTACGCGATGCGCTCGCACCACTGCTTCATCTACGTCCGCGGCGAGGCGCTGCACTGCATCCGCCGCCTCAACGCGGCCGTGCGCGAGGCCTACGACGCGGGCTACCTCGGCAAGAACATCCTCGACTCCGGATTCGACCTCGACATCACCGTGCACGCGGGTGCCGGGGCGTACATCTGCGGCGAGGAGACGGCGCTGCTCGACTCGCTGGAAGGCCGTCGCGGCCAGCCGCGGCTCAAGCCGCCGTTCCCGGCCGCCGCCGGTCTCTACGCGGCGCCGACCACGGTCAACAACGTCGAGACCATCGCCAGCGCGCCGTACATCATCAACGGCGGCTCGGACTGGTTCCGCCAGATGGGCCGCGAGAAGTCGCCCGGCCCGAAGATCTACTCGATCTCCGGCCACGTCGAGAACCCCGGCCAGTACGAATGCCCGCTCGGCACCACGCTGCGCGAGCTGCTGGACATGGCGGGCGGCATGAAGGACGGCGTCCCGCTGAAGTTCTGGACGCCGGGTGGTTCGTCCACGCCGATGTTCACCAAGGAACACCTCGATGTTCCGCTGGACTTCGAGGGCGCGGCGGAAGCCGGGTCGATGCTGGGCACGACGGCCGTGCAGGTCTTCAACGAGACCGTTTCCGTGCCGTGGGCCGTGATGAAGTGGACACAGTTCTACGAGCACGAGTCCTGCGGCAAGTGCACGCCGTGTCGCGAGGGCACGTACTGGCTGGCGCAGATCCTGGAGCGCATGGTCGAGGGCAAGGGCACCGAAGAGGACATCGACACCCTCCTCGACGTCTGCGACAACATCCTCGGCCGCTCGTTCTGCGCCCTCGGCGACGGCGCGGTCTCGCCGATCCAGAGCGGGATCAAGTACTTCCGGGACGAGTTCCTGGCTTTGTGTCAAGCAAACAAGCGCGAATTGGTGGGGGCGCAGGCATGA